The genomic interval AACACAGACCAGAAACGGCACCGACACTCGAGAGAGTCTGCTCCACCGTCACATCACGCTGCGTACACATACAATTtgcatgtacatatatgtgcatatatatatctgtgagaatatatatatctatgagaataggcatatatatatatatatatatgagcatatatacatatatatctgtgagaatatatattcatatgaGCGAAAAGGGAATTTGCTAAGCTGGACACACATTCACGTAGCTTCTAATCGCACAGCAATAAGTGTATATTTACAACTACAGGTATTTGTACATTGCTGGCTAGTCTACGCGACCAGATACAAAAACATATGAACGCAGCGGCTGGGCTTGAGCAAGCTGCCCACGTGTCCCCGTGGCGACATTTGTGCGGGCTCACTCCACATCTAACCACCATCAGAAGAAGCGTCGTTCTACGCGGCCGGTGTGATACGACGCGCCTTTCgacttttctctctcttcctttGCCATCGGAAAGTCGAAGCTCAGCACTTACTCCATATCGCGTGCATCACGCCGGAGAACGCCCATCGGAACGGCGAGATGTACTGGAGAAGCACAGCCGCCAAAAAAGCCGTGCACAACTACGCATGGCAAagacgcgggagagacgacagccactgccgccgcagagagccgcagcctcACATGCGATTTGATTAAACGGCGAAAAGCGCCTTAAGTCCTCAGCACATCCCGCGTGCAGCTACGCACAGACCCGGGGCGCAGCGACCCACACCGGACTACACACGTGAACACTGAATCTGGGCTCTGCCGTCCATTTTTCTAGTTTTTTCTAGTTTTGTACATGCGCGCTGGCGGTCCCAGGCGCAACACTTAGACCGCCTGCCCTCAAATGGATTGCTGCGGAAAACAGAGACAAGCCGGAAGCcgggcggaggcctcgcggtggagacgccctcgccgcggcagccgcggggcAAGGACGATtcagggcgccgccgacgcacggaaaaaaacagagacacGACGGAGGAGCTacgcgcagcacgccgctTCGCGACTCGGCGACTATCGAGCGAGTGTCGCCTCTACCCCAAGTTTCCCGGGCAGCGAACCGAAACTCGAAGTCAGCTTCGAGACTTACCGGCACCCACACCCAGAATCTGGGAAGCGTGTCCAGAATGATCATGAAGCCCGCGACGAGGATGAGCGGCATCATCACAAGCGGCatgacggcgagggcgagctcggtctgcagaggaaaagCAAGGCCGCCACGCAGCACATGCCATccgctctgcgtcctcctgaCTTGGTCGCGCGCGAACCGCGAGCGCTCAACGCAGCTAGGTCCCGTGTCGCTCCATGAGGCAACGGACAGCCTCGAAGCCTTCCCCACACATTGCCGCGACCGCCACTGACCGCGCCCACAGAgaaagggcgaggcgcaagaaggcgaggggCCCTCCCCGGCTACAGCAGCGCGTTGCCCGCCTGCGAGAGCGTAGGCTTTTTTCAAAACTTAAATCGTCTCCTGCGAAGTCCGCCTGAGCGCGGCGCTAGAGGGCACGCCTCGATACCGCGCGGGGGACCACAagagctgcgcgggcgccgcagatTCGCTTCGAAAAGCCAATGCAGGGCGGACGAAAGGGGCGGAGAGCGCCCCGCGCTTAGAACTTACGTTAGGGCACAGACAGGAAATCAAGTAGCCGAGCGAGATCGAGGCGTTCGTTTGCAGGAAAATGAACGCGACTCCCAGCAgccagcgcgacgccgagtcGTTCAGCCCCATCATGAACCAGACGATGCTGGAGAGACACGCCACCGAAAACGCTCAAGTGACGAGACGCACGCAGTGACGCGTACACTTACGCGAATGCGAAGGTATGCACACAGGCCTGTCTCGCGCAGGCACACGTGTGGAACAGGGACGCCCATGCGGCGATGAGCCACAGTGAGACAAAAAGAAAGGCAGATAAACAGAtagacagacacacagacagTGATGCGTAGAcaagaggcgcctgcgagtccAAGTCTCGACGCGAGAACGAAGTGAAGAAAGGAGACACGCCGAACAAGCTTCCTCTCCGTGGACCTCGCAGAAGTCCTTCGGCGTGCGGCGACAGGCCAACACACATTTCATGTACATGCATGACTATGCACGCATGCCGCGCCTCCCtaatacgtatacatattcatatatataaacaCATCTACGCATGCATTCGATCTCAAAGAGTGCAGAGGACCTAcgtgaggaagacgacggggTTGAAAACCTGAAATAAGATGTCTGAAGTTGTTTTCGCAAGGAAGTACGGAACGAGCCCGTAAGTCCCTGCGCGGTACTCTCGCACGGCGACCATTTTGTCATTGGTGAAGGTCTGGAGAACTGCCACGAGCCCCGTCATGCCCTGAAAAAATagaaaaaaacgcaagaAACAGCACCCCTCGCACGTGAAAAAGCGTGGTGGCTGGCTGATCCCTCAGAAAACGGAGCTGACAccgccggaggagacgggAAGAGTCGCAGCGCGCAGGATACAACCCCCCTGAGAAGCTTGACCGAAGAAACTTACCCGGCCCCcgagagagggaaagaagTCAGCGAAACCGCTCTATGCCCTAGCCCGCTACAACGCCCCCGCCCTGTGCGGTTCGCCGACTCTACCTGATTCAAATTGATGAAGTTCGCTGCGCCGTTTTTCGAAACCGCGACGTCTTTctcgaggcggaagaaaatGAAGCCTAGAAGCAGAGCCGAAACGAGCGTCTGACCGATGCGGGCTTGCAAGATCTGCGGATTCCGCTTGTTCGCCAGCGCGCACCGGTGAAGCAGGACTGTGAACTGCGTCCACCTGCccaaaaagaggaaaaagggagagaaaatAACTCCAGAAAATCACAAACTGACAAAAAGCCTTCCCTCGTTCGCCCCGAGGCCGTCGGCCTTGCCCTTCCACGCGATCTGCGTTTCACTTTCGactttctctcgcgccttaCCAGCTGATGCGCACTGGAGCCGGTACTTCCTCCTGCTTCAGAGGCGTCTGGTCTTCCACAAACTGCGCCTCCTGGCCTTCTGTGCGACACCGACAGCGAAAGATTCCCACCCAAAAAATGAAATGCTTCCCCCGGGTAGAAGCCTGAAGAAGCGATCGGGATGCTTCTCTCggtcacgcgcgccgccggagctgGTGACATCGCCAAGGCCTCGCGGGTTCGTCTCATATTCGAAAGCACATACACACTTACAGATATAAGTATATACCTACAtgttgcaattacctttgtactccaaataattacaggtatcacttcAGCGTTCCCGcatacttctgaagcaacttgtgcatacatacatctaTATGGTTCTTTatgtactgcaatcataaagaaccATACAGATGCATACTTGTGTATGCAAGACGTGGGTAGAAAAGCTGGGAACGTGCCAATGACATGTGCGATAAAAGCTTTCGTTGGGATTTTTTCGTAGTTTTAGTCGGCGGAAATCACTACTCAATCCTAGTCCTGCAAGACTTTCAGTGATCCAAACAGTTGCCTCTGGTTCGGAGACACCCCGCCCTGTTTCTATTTTGCTTCGAAAGCGTTGTCGCAGCGGCCTGTCTGTCCATCGGTGCACTCCtctttcgctgcggcgcaggtAACGCTTCCTGTCGGCTCGCGGAAGCTGCCCTGAGATTTCCTTTCGCATTCGACGTGCAAAGAGCTGTCTTTCCGTCGCACGCGACCTTCTGAAATCACgggctctcctctctttcctTCGAAAGCCGCGCACCTTTCCGCGTTGCCGCCCGCACGACTTCGCTCTTGATAGATCCGAGCTGAAGAGAGCGCAAAAATCCCCAAACAGCGGGACTGCATgccagcgcagagaggcgaggaaaagaagaagcggagacaagAAAAGCGAACGaccggcgaggcgaaagacAAGCCAAAACTGAAGAAAGATGAAGTCTCTGCTTCAAAGGTCCGTCAGCGTTATTCTCTCTTCCCACGGAAAACTAAAAACACAGCAACACATAGAGCATGCACACTAGCGTATGGAGACGGTGTCGCACTAAAATCTGACTTCTGTTTTCGTCGGCGAGAATCCTACATATCAGAGATATGCAAGTCGATAGAAATATCCACGCATCTATACATGAatacgcatgcgcagagatCACTGAAGCAGCGCAGACTTGTCTCTTTGTATATCCATATGTCCGCGGGGGCGCGTCTCTAGCTGCTTGAGGCTATTTCGATGCGGCTCCGCTTCTCAGCTATGCATTCGCTTACTTTGTCCGCCAAACCTTCGGAATGAAGCTTCAGCAGGTActtctcgcgcagcgacTCGTTCTAGAAAATGCAACGAGCAGAACATTTCACGTCTTCCTCAGGATAAAGCAGACCCCAGATCCCTCGGTTGATCGTAGTCCCCGTAGACCTTTCTACATCGCTCCCCGGGCTCGCACCCTCCCGCAGCAAAcccaggcgcagcggcgcatcCTTCCCATCTGTGCCATGTTCACGAAACAGgatacatttatatatgtatatattcgTATTTGCATGTCCAGATACGTATATTTTTACGCTTGTGTGAATGCACACAGGTTGAATTCACTACTCTCGACGTTCTCTGTCGCTTCCCTACACAGCGATGTGCCGCCGCACCCAGAGTCATGTGTAATTACGCGCATGTGAACAAAATAACATGTGCGTATTGCCAGATTTGATCAAAGGTGAGATACAAGTTGCGACATGTGTATGAAGAGGTACatgcgcgcgcccgccgaaaGAAAGACAAAGACGTAGCAGAGGGgacttctttctctctggtGTCTCACCCAGTCGCGCATGAAAGGTTCACCCGTCTGCTTCCAGGCCGCCTCCATCCTGAAAACACacgaaaaaacaaaacgAAAAGGGACTACCCCTTCGACCTGAAGCACGCCCGCAGCGACAAACGCAAAAAGACATCGCACTCTCCactgaggcgcgaggcagtcCCCTGTACACGCACTGAGAGGCCCCCGAGAGCTCTGCACTCTCTTCGAGCCTTTGAGGGCTAAGAGGCAATCTGATGGCGCGGCGAAGGTTGCACGCGCGTAAGTgtgtcttttcttcctctctgtctttcACCTCGCGGGTcagcccgcggcctctctgtggCTGGTGTCTCTTACTGTTTGGCGAGTTCGAGGGTCGcttgctcgccgtcgctggagGACAGCACATCGATGATGAAATCCGAGACGCTCGTGTAGGGCGGAATGTGCTTtcccaggcgcgcgaggtagaccggcagcgcgagccggtcgccgaagaagacaacGCGACCCTCCGCCAGCAGCATGACTTTGTTGAACTTGTCAAAGACGTGCGTACTCGGTTGGTGAATGGTGCAGATAATCGAGCgacctgcagacgcgcccgcggacaCACAGAGCGCTCAGAGACtgacgcatgcgcggcgcacgcgacgtATGCGCGGTGAAAACTCTCGCGAACGCtcagcgacgcagcgaccCGCAAGGGGCTTGTCTCTTTGTCTGCTCAGAGGGGAGGCAGAtcctcgcagacgccggcaTGACCAGGCACGCGCACAGGCGCTtctgcagggagagagaaggcggcggcctgcggcgcacgcgggcaGAGAGCAGCGTCTGGAGTTCGAGAGGCGCGTTCAAAGAATAACTACCAAATACTTCCTTGATCGTGGCGCACGAGtggggagaagaagcgtcGCGCGTCCAGTTTTAGATGTGCCTACCGTTCTGCGCGAGGTACTCAAAAACGCTCATGACCGATTCTGCGATGAACGAGTCGAGCCCGGTCGTCGGCTCGTCCGCGAAGATGATGGACGGATTCGTTAAAATCTCTGTCGCGATGCTCaagcgcttcttctcgcccccGCTAATCCCTCTGGAGAACAAAGAAACAAGAAAAGTCGCGCGAGATACCTAAGATTCCGCGCATAAGCCCCGATCTTCCGACAAGAAATCGCGTCGTGCCTTCGTTGTCTACAGAGCCATGCACTGCCAAGGACCGACGCAGAACCATATCTGCgcctatatacatatatatattattatatatgaatatagacatagatacatactTGCATGTATACATTTATAAAGTATAGAGATACATACGTATGGACATGCATGTCCTCATGGGATATGTtcaaatacatatatatatatatatatatatatgcgtatgtaGGACTGCTTGCGCAAATCCTCCGCACCGTTTGGCTCCCATCTGAAGGTTTCCGATGCACGAGTCCGCGATCTTAGAGAGGCCGAAGGTGACGAGAATATGCGTGATGAACGCGTCGAGTTCGTCCTTCTTCACGTtggtgcgcaggcgcgcctgagTAAGGCAACCGCGAGAGACGAGCCCTAGTCCTCACGCTCCACGGGTATCTCTAGCTCTACGACCAAGTTCACTCCGCCCCGCGAGCTCTCTCAGCACTTTGTGCAGACGAGCAAACCTGTCTGTATCTGTGGAGAAACAACTTCTCAAAGCTCCCTCAAGGACTCAACTTCGGCGCGGGGTGGGCTCACCATGCAGTAGAGGTGCTCGCGGACAGTGATGAATCCGTTGAAGAGATCTTCCTGCTGAATCAGGCAGGACAGCTTCTTGGCTGCCTTCAAGTCGATCGGCGAGCCCCCATACTTCACCTGCCCCGAGGTCTCCCGCAGATATCGACTCAAAACTGAAAACACACAAACGCGTCCGCcatgcgcgcgtctctcaaCACAGATTCTCAGCACACGCCACTCACATACTTGCCCCGACACGCGCCGAATCATACAAGGATAtacgcgtatatatatacatgcatatatttatacatacctatatgtatgtatatatacgtatctGCGCACATATATCGCCTTCGAGTGTTTTATgaagaggcgagcagcgTTAGACATGCAACTTGACGCACACACAGGCAGAAAGACAGCCACGGATGAGACGGTTGGTgcctcggctcgcgcgccacaTCATATGCGCGACGGAAtgccgcagcgtctctcgaCTAACAAATATCAAAACAaaacacatacatatatactgGATAAAGCAAACCCTGAAATTTAGTGCGTGCCTGTCAATTCAAAGTCTCCTCAGCACGCGTCGTAGACATCAGCTACTCAGAGAACTACGTAGAGAGAGGCGTCAGGAGACAATGCATTCAGTTGTTTCATGCCTCCaaacagaagaaaaaaacacaaaaTCGTCTTCGCAGTCCCGTCTTCCGCATCACCTCTCCGTGCGACTTACTGTTCAGCAACGTCGAtttgcctgcgccgctggtgCCCATCAAAGCAACTGCCCGAATGTACAGCGAACAGAGCACGCGGCACACAACCGGAGGTGAGACAAGAGGCAGGAAATCGCCTAGAAGCACCTCGCTTCAAGTAGGGCAGCGCTTGCCTATattccgccttcgcgctgctgccagcAACGTTGTCGCCACACGCCCGTTTCTCTAATCCCGTCTCAGCGATATTCCGTCCTACTCAGGTTGGTGAGACTGCATGAACGGCAGGTTGAATGCAGCGGAAGAGAGGCTTGGATCCTTGCCTCTCAAAACGTACGCACACGTGCATGCTTCCGCGCGGGCAACCTCTCAAGTCTGCAACCAAAACAACTCGAATCCGTGAACGAAGCAACTCGAGACGGTGCGTAACACACCGCGCGCGACTGAGAGCGGCTGtctggcggcgcgacggTCGCATGTGCCAGGCACGAGGGACTACGAGAGGTTCGTGGAAGGCAGGCGCTGTCGCGTTTGCTTCTGCACCTCACGGCAGACTCTGCAAGCACGTCAGGAGGCGCGTGTGGGCATACCCATATCGCCGGGGTGAACTTCGCCGCTGACGCCGCTGAGGATCGTCTTCAGAGAACCGCGTCTGCTGAGGGCGTCAAAGGCGTTCAGGCAGTCTGAGAAGGGGGGGACGCCGAAGAgccccggccgccgccttgcCATCCGTGTCTCGactgcgaggagacaggcgacacAAACACACGCGAGCCCGCCAGAtacagccgcagagagagagacagccgatGGCAAGGCATGACAAGAcacggagggaggcgagcgccgaggccgcagagaggctAAGGGAGGAGagtcgcccgcaggcgcacacgccgcagaACCGGGCGGAGCAGACACGCGGACTCGCGCACGCGgtgagaagcgcgcgaagaccaggcagggagagaggccaAGAAGCGACAGCATCACACCAGACAGGCAAAGAGGAAAGAGAGACGCAATGCACAAGTGGAAACAGAGACTGCCGGCGCTCAGCAACCCGCAGAACGACAGACGCGCTTcaccggcggcagcgctcggcaagagaagacgacgcggctgGGGCCTTACAGACAAAGGCGAACAAGAGCAACTTTAGCTtacacatatacgtatatatgcgtatatattggtatgcatgtatgtatatgtttgtatatgtatatatatatatatgaatagcAGTTGGGTGCCATCAGGCTGTACGGATGgacgcgcctcgcacgcacgaaggagagaagaagagaataCGCAGAACGGCCACGGGCGCCTCTCCTTAGCCGCCTCGGAACGCCCAGAAgctctctgctttctcgctAGAAGTTCGATGCAGCCACACACCTAGTCTCGCTACGTGTGCGTGTAAACAGGCAGGCATGGCTTCGTGGGCTGCTCACGACGAACGACTCTAGACCATCTCGATAAAAGCCTGCGCCCTCTGGCTGgcagaaagaagcagaaaggTGTGTGGGGCGCGTACATGTGACGTCGGTCCAGGAGACGCCAAGTGTTCGACAGGGCGGCAgttgccgccggcgaggcgccagcgcgtctcCATCGTCTGAGGGCGAAGGCTGTTCATCTGTGTCCGCGTCTGGGGAGCTCTGCGCTTGCTCAAGGTCTTCTGCTGGC from Besnoitia besnoiti strain Bb-Ger1 chromosome XI, whole genome shotgun sequence carries:
- a CDS encoding ATP-binding cassette G family transporter ABCG84 (encoded by transcript BESB_020570), which encodes MRGGDAARGPLGGGETSRRGDTPAPGGVVAGADREISEAAVPGAKCGVEMSDTGFARQAGVSPAARQAPAEDLEQAQSSPDADTDEQPSPSDDGDALAPRRRQLPPCRTLGVSWTDVTFETRMARRRPGLFGVPPFSDCLNAFDALSRRGSLKTILSGVSGEVHPGDMVALMGTSGAGKSTLLNILSRYLRETSGQVKYGGSPIDLKAAKKLSCLIQQEDLFNGFITVREHLYCMARLRTNVKKDELDAFITHILVTFGLSKIADSCIGNLQMGAKRGISGGEKKRLSIATEILTNPSIIFADEPTTGLDSFIAESVMSVFEYLAQNGRSIICTIHQPSTHVFDKFNKVMLLAEGRVVFFGDRLALPVYLARLGKHIPPYTSVSDFIIDVLSSSDGEQATLELAKQMEAAWKQTGEPFMRDWNESLREKYLLKLHSEGLADKLGSIKSEVVRAATRKEGQEAQFVEDQTPLKQEEVPAPVRISWWTQFTVLLHRCALANKRNPQILQARIGQTLVSALLLGFIFFRLEKDVAVSKNGAANFINLNQGMTGLVAVLQTFTNDKMVAVREYRAGTYGLVPYFLAKTTSDILFQVFNPVVFLTIVWFMMGLNDSASRWLLGVAFIFLQTNASISLGYLISCLCPNTELALAVMPLVMMPLILVAGFMIILDTLPRFWVWVPYISPFRWAFSGVMHAIWKDVELPPCPDGLRPPSCYESGAEVLQYYCLDGDHMWENALILIALVFGYRALGLLALIVLNRRN